A portion of the Persephonella sp. genome contains these proteins:
- a CDS encoding flagellar hook protein FlgE — MIQSFYTGNAGLGANREWLSIISDNIANVNTVGFKAERANFEDLISKSLTTYANGSPKNYEVGGGSYVGSTTKDFSQGSLMNTNTPTDLALDGEGFFMVQDNQGLTYYTRAGQFRTNAEGDLINLNGQKLLGWALDRNGNISGAIQGINIPNSMEPAQTTQITFKEPTNLDSRVNVITAAFNPGDSTTFSYVNSFTTYDSLGNPHITSYYFQRTGTNTWNVYKLIDGTISPVDVGGTLYKSVKLQFNSDGTLNVNSVTADTQVTLASNETQTDSTTDGRFTLANPPTRGSIHIKSYTTGGDTYIVNWHDDGAGKILDENGDVVGYVVDYTTGEIRIPLLENTLTTDQITVDYLYNETAGSVAVDPTQVRFSGYDPNNGAAVPLTTTENFKEIRQVASDFIFYAQQDGYAKGDLLSVAVSEDGVVKGVYSNGQVKDIARIAIATFKDKEILVRKGNNLYLPNSQTYTPIIVPGGVISKIRSGFLELSNVDISREFINLITAQRAYQANARTITTSDQVLQETMNIKR, encoded by the coding sequence ATGATTCAATCATTTTATACAGGTAATGCCGGACTTGGTGCAAACAGGGAGTGGCTTTCTATTATCTCAGATAATATCGCCAATGTTAACACAGTTGGTTTCAAAGCAGAAAGGGCAAATTTTGAAGACCTTATATCAAAAAGCCTTACAACCTATGCGAATGGATCACCGAAAAACTACGAGGTTGGCGGTGGAAGTTATGTTGGTTCAACAACAAAGGACTTTTCTCAGGGTTCTCTAATGAACACCAATACCCCAACAGATCTTGCCCTTGATGGGGAGGGATTTTTTATGGTTCAGGATAATCAGGGGCTAACATACTACACCAGAGCAGGACAGTTCAGAACAAATGCTGAAGGGGATCTTATTAATCTTAACGGACAGAAACTTCTTGGCTGGGCGCTTGACAGAAACGGAAATATATCTGGAGCTATTCAGGGAATAAACATTCCAAACTCAATGGAGCCTGCACAGACTACCCAGATAACATTCAAAGAGCCAACAAACCTTGATTCAAGGGTTAATGTAATAACAGCTGCTTTTAACCCTGGAGACTCAACAACATTCAGTTATGTAAACTCTTTCACAACTTATGACTCCCTTGGAAATCCCCATATAACCTCATACTACTTCCAGAGAACGGGAACAAACACATGGAACGTTTATAAACTGATAGACGGAACCATATCTCCTGTTGATGTAGGTGGAACACTTTACAAATCTGTAAAACTCCAATTTAATTCTGATGGAACCTTAAATGTCAACAGCGTTACAGCTGATACACAGGTTACCCTCGCTTCCAACGAAACACAGACAGATTCAACAACAGACGGTCGTTTTACCCTTGCCAACCCACCTACAAGGGGAAGCATACATATAAAATCTTACACAACAGGGGGTGATACATACATTGTTAACTGGCATGATGATGGTGCAGGAAAAATACTTGATGAAAACGGAGATGTTGTTGGATACGTTGTTGATTATACAACAGGAGAAATAAGAATTCCCCTTCTTGAAAATACATTGACAACAGACCAGATAACCGTTGATTATCTTTATAACGAAACAGCAGGATCTGTTGCTGTTGATCCGACACAGGTAAGATTTTCAGGATATGATCCAAATAACGGTGCTGCAGTCCCTCTCACAACAACAGAAAACTTTAAAGAGATAAGACAGGTTGCCTCAGATTTCATTTTTTATGCACAGCAGGACGGGTATGCCAAAGGAGATCTCCTATCTGTTGCTGTTAGTGAGGACGGTGTTGTTAAAGGGGTTTACTCAAATGGACAGGTCAAAGATATAGCAAGAATAGCCATAGCCACCTTCAAGGATAAAGAAATCCTTGTAAGAAAAGGAAACAACCTTTATCTACCTAACAGTCAAACATACACACCAATAATAGTTCCAGGAGGCGTGATATCAAAAATAAGAAGCGGATTTCTTGAGCTTTCCAATGTTGATATCTCCAGGGAGTTTATAAATCTGATCACTGCCCAGAGGGCATATCAGGCAAATGCAAGGACAATAACAACTTCTGATCAGGTTCTCCAGGAAACAATGAACATCAAGAGATAA
- a CDS encoding malate dehydrogenase has product MGEYKRPVVSVVGAGNVGEHVANLIAIKEIANVRMFDLSRKEGDKIYEIVKGKALDIKQMAAAIGCDVEVEGFTVTPDGEGYEPLQGSDIVVVTAGFPRRPGMSRDDLLSKNVGIIRTISERIAQFAPDAVVIVVSNPVDVLTYAALKLTGFPKEKVMGMAGVLDTARFKAFLSMELKVSVKNINAYVLGSHGDDMVPLLSVSNVGGEPLNKLIPEERLNEIVERTKFGGGEIVSLMGTSAYHAPGASVVEMVDAILSDKKEILPCSVYLDGEYADHYNADDICIGVPVKLGAHGVEEIIKLDFTDEEKKLWESSVKSVKSGIERIKELGLI; this is encoded by the coding sequence ATGGGAGAATACAAAAGACCTGTTGTATCGGTTGTTGGGGCTGGAAATGTTGGGGAGCATGTTGCCAATCTCATCGCCATAAAAGAGATAGCAAATGTCAGAATGTTTGATCTTTCAAGAAAAGAAGGAGATAAAATATACGAGATAGTCAAAGGAAAAGCCCTTGATATAAAACAGATGGCTGCTGCCATTGGTTGTGATGTTGAGGTTGAAGGTTTTACAGTGACCCCTGATGGGGAAGGGTATGAACCTCTACAGGGATCAGATATAGTTGTTGTTACCGCAGGATTTCCAAGAAGACCTGGAATGAGCAGAGATGACCTTCTTTCAAAAAATGTTGGGATAATCAGAACAATTTCAGAAAGGATTGCCCAGTTTGCTCCAGATGCTGTTGTTATTGTAGTTTCAAATCCTGTTGATGTTCTTACATACGCCGCCTTAAAGCTTACAGGTTTTCCAAAAGAAAAAGTTATGGGAATGGCAGGAGTTCTTGACACTGCAAGGTTTAAGGCATTTTTATCTATGGAGCTTAAGGTTTCTGTTAAAAATATAAATGCGTATGTTTTAGGTAGCCACGGTGATGATATGGTTCCTCTTTTATCAGTTTCAAATGTAGGTGGAGAACCTTTAAACAAGCTTATACCTGAAGAAAGGCTGAATGAGATAGTAGAGAGAACAAAATTTGGAGGTGGGGAGATAGTTTCTCTGATGGGCACTTCAGCATACCATGCTCCTGGTGCCTCGGTTGTTGAGATGGTTGACGCTATTCTGAGCGACAAAAAGGAGATACTCCCATGTTCTGTTTATCTTGATGGGGAGTATGCTGACCATTACAATGCTGATGATATATGTATAGGTGTTCCTGTAAAGCTTGGTGCTCATGGAGTTGAAGAGATAATAAAACTTGATTTTACAGATGAAGAGAAAAAACTGTGGGAATCTTCTGTTAAGTCTGTAAAATCTGGTATAGAAAGAATTAAAGAGCTGGGGCTTATATGA
- the sucC gene encoding ADP-forming succinate--CoA ligase subunit beta has translation MKVHEHQAKEIFAKYGLPVPKGYPAFTVEEAVEAAQQLGKFPVVVKAQIHAGGRGKAGGVKLANNLDEVQKYAAELLGKTLVTFQTGPEGLPVSRIYIEEGTNIDKEYYVAITLDRSKSKLIIMASSEGGMEIEEVAATNPEAIITEEIDPFIGLRPFQARNIALKLGFPKNLINKVAGVFLKLYDVYMKEDASMVEINPLVLTKEGNIVVLDAKVDFDDNALFRHPDIMEMEDPTQESELEVKAKQYNLNYIKLDGNIACMVNGAGLAMATMDTIKLAGGEPANFLDVGGSANAEQIANAFKIILSDPNVKAIFINIFGGILRCDRLAEGIIQASKEVNPHVPIVVRMEGTNVELGKKMLAESGLDLIPADTMWEGAQKAVELAKQTG, from the coding sequence ATGAAAGTACATGAGCATCAGGCAAAGGAAATATTTGCAAAATATGGACTTCCTGTACCAAAAGGTTATCCTGCATTTACAGTTGAGGAAGCTGTTGAGGCTGCCCAGCAGCTTGGCAAATTTCCTGTTGTGGTTAAGGCACAGATCCATGCAGGAGGTAGGGGAAAAGCAGGAGGTGTAAAACTTGCAAACAACCTTGATGAGGTTCAAAAGTATGCTGCAGAGCTTCTTGGAAAAACTCTTGTAACATTCCAGACAGGTCCTGAAGGTTTACCGGTCAGCAGAATATACATAGAAGAAGGAACAAACATAGATAAGGAATACTATGTTGCTATCACTTTAGACAGAAGTAAGTCAAAACTGATAATAATGGCTTCATCAGAAGGTGGAATGGAGATTGAAGAGGTTGCTGCTACAAATCCTGAAGCGATAATCACAGAAGAGATAGATCCTTTTATAGGCTTAAGACCTTTTCAGGCAAGAAATATAGCTCTTAAGCTGGGATTTCCAAAAAACCTGATAAACAAAGTGGCAGGAGTTTTCCTGAAGCTTTACGATGTTTATATGAAAGAAGATGCATCAATGGTTGAGATCAATCCCCTTGTTCTAACAAAAGAAGGAAATATTGTTGTTCTTGATGCAAAGGTTGATTTTGATGACAACGCCCTTTTCAGACACCCTGACATAATGGAGATGGAAGATCCTACACAGGAATCAGAACTTGAGGTAAAGGCTAAACAATACAACCTAAACTACATAAAACTTGATGGTAATATAGCCTGTATGGTAAACGGTGCAGGGCTTGCAATGGCAACAATGGACACAATAAAACTTGCCGGAGGGGAACCTGCAAACTTCCTTGATGTTGGAGGTTCTGCAAATGCCGAGCAGATAGCAAACGCATTCAAGATTATTCTTTCTGATCCTAATGTGAAGGCTATTTTTATAAACATATTCGGTGGTATCCTCAGGTGTGACAGGCTTGCTGAGGGTATCATTCAGGCATCAAAAGAAGTAAATCCTCATGTCCCTATAGTTGTAAGAATGGAAGGGACAAACGTTGAGCTTGGTAAGAAGATGCTTGCTGAATCTGGACTTGATCTTATTCCTGCTGATACCATGTGGGAAGGAGCCCAGAAAGCTGTAGAACTTGCAAAACAGACAGGATAA
- a CDS encoding Uma2 family endonuclease, which yields MGLADRYLPYYTVEERNKWQGDWELIEGVPYALASPSVEHQRIIRNLIVELDKGIKNCETQNCEVIPDIDYYVSEDTVVRPDVIVICGNPGEKVTTTPKIIFEVVSPSSVKMDEHLKYELYEREGVEYYCLVYPAEDRKHVKIFHLENGKYKKVFGTVNETFEFTVNGCKLTVDFSRIL from the coding sequence ATGGGATTAGCAGATAGATATTTACCTTACTATACTGTTGAGGAAAGAAATAAATGGCAAGGAGATTGGGAACTCATTGAAGGGGTTCCCTATGCTCTGGCATCTCCTTCAGTTGAGCATCAGAGGATAATAAGGAACTTGATAGTTGAATTAGATAAAGGAATAAAAAACTGCGAAACTCAAAATTGTGAAGTTATTCCGGATATTGATTACTATGTATCAGAAGATACAGTAGTCAGACCTGATGTAATAGTAATCTGTGGAAATCCGGGAGAAAAAGTTACCACAACCCCCAAAATCATATTTGAAGTGGTATCTCCATCATCGGTAAAAATGGATGAGCATCTTAAATACGAACTTTATGAAAGGGAAGGGGTAGAGTATTACTGCTTAGTTTACCCGGCAGAAGATAGAAAACATGTAAAAATTTTCCATCTGGAAAATGGCAAATATAAAAAAGTTTTTGGAACTGTTAATGAAACCTTTGAATTTACTGTAAACGGCTGTAAGCTTACAGTTGATTTTTCAAGAATACTGTAA
- a CDS encoding fumarate hydratase — MVRQIHVDEITQKVKNMVMDAEYRLPEDFIKALETAEAFEESPIGKEIIETILQNAKVSSTQQVAYCQDTGYPVFFVEVGQDVHITGGNIKDAINEGVRQATKEGYLRASLAFDPVFERKNTGDNTPALIYFDIVPGDRIKIKFAAKGGGSENQSKQIMLKPADGLEGVKKFVLKTIANAGPNACPPFTVGVGIGGTFDYSAVLAKKALFRPIGERHKDPRIAMLEEELLGLANQLGVGPLGFGGTVTAVDVKIEIAPVHIASLPVAVNIQCHANRHNEIEI; from the coding sequence ATGGTAAGACAGATACATGTTGATGAGATAACCCAGAAAGTAAAAAATATGGTTATGGACGCAGAGTATAGACTGCCTGAAGACTTTATTAAAGCTCTTGAAACAGCTGAAGCCTTTGAGGAATCTCCTATAGGTAAAGAGATAATAGAAACTATACTGCAAAATGCGAAAGTTTCCTCAACACAGCAGGTGGCTTACTGTCAGGACACAGGATATCCTGTTTTTTTTGTTGAGGTAGGTCAGGACGTTCACATTACAGGTGGAAATATAAAAGATGCTATAAATGAAGGTGTTAGACAGGCAACAAAAGAGGGATACCTTAGAGCCTCCCTTGCTTTTGATCCTGTTTTTGAGAGGAAAAACACAGGAGACAATACCCCTGCACTGATATACTTTGATATTGTTCCTGGAGACAGGATAAAAATAAAATTTGCTGCAAAAGGTGGAGGTTCTGAAAATCAGAGCAAACAGATAATGCTTAAGCCTGCTGATGGTCTTGAAGGTGTAAAAAAGTTTGTTCTTAAGACTATCGCTAACGCAGGTCCAAACGCATGTCCACCTTTTACTGTAGGGGTTGGAATTGGAGGGACATTTGATTACTCTGCAGTTCTTGCAAAAAAAGCATTATTCAGACCGATAGGAGAGAGGCATAAAGATCCGAGAATTGCGATGCTTGAAGAAGAACTGTTGGGTCTGGCAAATCAGCTTGGGGTCGGTCCCCTTGGATTTGGAGGAACCGTTACTGCTGTTGATGTGAAAATAGAGATCGCACCTGTCCATATAGCTTCTCTTCCTGTTGCTGTAAATATCCAGTGTCATGCAAACAGACATAACGAAATAGAGATATGA
- a CDS encoding Fe-S-containing hydro-lyase, with protein sequence MSEVKKITTPLTEEIIKDLRAGDRVLLSGYVYTARDAAHKRMLEEYEKTGKLPFDIRGQVIYYVGPTPPKPGQVIGSAGPTTAYRMDKYTPKLLELGLKGTIGKGWRGHEVKEALKKHKAVYFAAYGGTAALLSKHIKSSEIIAYEDLGPEAVRKLYFEDFPVIVANDMYGGDVFEEGQKIYRKIEIDP encoded by the coding sequence ATGTCTGAGGTAAAGAAGATAACCACACCTTTAACTGAGGAGATCATAAAGGATTTAAGAGCAGGCGATAGAGTTCTATTGAGTGGTTATGTATACACAGCACGAGATGCAGCCCACAAAAGAATGCTTGAAGAATACGAAAAAACAGGAAAACTACCTTTTGATATAAGAGGGCAGGTTATCTACTATGTTGGTCCAACCCCTCCAAAGCCGGGACAGGTTATAGGCTCGGCAGGACCAACCACCGCTTACAGAATGGATAAATACACTCCTAAGCTTCTTGAACTTGGACTGAAAGGAACTATAGGGAAAGGATGGAGAGGGCATGAGGTTAAGGAAGCACTAAAAAAACACAAAGCTGTTTATTTTGCCGCCTATGGAGGGACGGCGGCGCTTTTATCAAAACATATCAAATCATCAGAAATAATAGCTTACGAAGATCTTGGACCAGAAGCTGTAAGAAAACTTTACTTTGAGGATTTTCCTGTTATCGTTGCCAACGACATGTACGGTGGTGATGTTTTTGAGGAAGGACAAAAAATTTACAGAAAAATTGAAATAGATCCATAA
- a CDS encoding flagellar basal body-associated FliL family protein, protein MAEENKEQEEQQQGGGKKKLLILLVVLLLLLGGGGGAAYKFLVLDKQNEKQEDKAQKIQEEIRNVENIGIMFEVGTFVVNLADRDADRYLKVTVILEIENEQVKQEVEKRLPQIKDSITTLLFTKTSRELKTAEGVERLKEEILRRVNAILPLGGVKNVYFTDFVIQTA, encoded by the coding sequence ATGGCAGAAGAAAATAAAGAACAGGAAGAACAGCAGCAAGGAGGAGGAAAGAAAAAACTTTTAATCCTCCTTGTTGTTCTTTTGTTACTTTTAGGTGGTGGAGGAGGAGCTGCTTACAAATTTTTAGTGCTGGACAAACAAAATGAAAAGCAGGAGGATAAAGCCCAGAAAATACAGGAAGAGATAAGAAATGTTGAGAATATAGGAATAATGTTTGAAGTTGGAACATTTGTCGTTAACCTTGCAGACAGAGATGCTGATAGGTATCTGAAAGTAACGGTTATACTTGAGATAGAAAATGAGCAGGTAAAACAGGAAGTGGAAAAAAGACTGCCCCAGATAAAGGACAGTATAACAACCCTTTTGTTTACAAAGACATCAAGGGAGCTGAAAACAGCAGAGGGTGTTGAAAGGCTGAAAGAGGAAATACTGAGAAGAGTTAATGCTATTCTGCCCCTTGGGGGAGTTAAAAATGTTTATTTCACAGATTTTGTAATACAGACGGCATGA
- a CDS encoding FliM/FliN family flagellar motor switch protein, with product MEEKKEKQLNSVVDEELDLQFLHDINLRLTGEVGRTKKNFIDILKLKEGDIIKLDKNTEDYIEIYLRGQLFAIGELVVVNEKYAVRVVDLA from the coding sequence ATGGAAGAAAAAAAAGAAAAACAGCTTAACAGTGTGGTGGATGAGGAGCTTGATCTTCAGTTCCTTCACGACATTAATCTGAGGCTGACAGGAGAGGTGGGAAGAACTAAGAAAAACTTCATTGATATTCTGAAACTGAAAGAGGGAGACATCATAAAATTAGACAAAAATACTGAGGATTACATAGAGATATACCTTAGAGGACAGCTTTTTGCAATTGGGGAACTTGTTGTTGTTAACGAAAAATATGCTGTCAGGGTAGTTGATCTTGCTTGA
- a CDS encoding flagellar biosynthetic protein FliO: protein MLDYSDLLRVLSSFVIVVVLIYSIYYLINRYGKGVLLGQKGVIKIIDIKYLGKNKGLTVVKANGKYYFLSFDEKNISIIEKWDSLEEKGEKPQKDEKTPDNN from the coding sequence TTGCTTGATTATTCTGATCTTTTAAGGGTTTTATCGTCATTTGTTATTGTTGTGGTTCTGATTTACTCAATATACTACCTGATCAATAGATATGGAAAGGGTGTTTTACTAGGTCAAAAAGGTGTAATAAAAATAATAGATATCAAATATCTCGGCAAAAACAAAGGTCTTACAGTTGTGAAAGCTAACGGTAAATATTACTTCCTATCTTTTGACGAAAAAAATATAAGTATAATAGAGAAATGGGACAGTCTTGAAGAAAAGGGAGAGAAGCCCCAAAAAGATGAAAAAACTCCTGATAATAACTAA
- the flhB gene encoding flagellar biosynthesis protein FlhB — protein sequence MAKDPSKTEKATPRRRQKAREEGQVARSQDIPIAATLFITFLVLIAYIPYSYNILSEYFRYTFSDPLYLIPDKNGSFVIYTIKVLTLLIFPVFGVLLLTGIISNVAQFGFLLSGKAIAPKIERLDVIKGLGRLVSLKTFFELVRNLLKLIFASVVGYFLVMKIINESFNMSFIPINHEIYLMFKYTIMLVLAFALISIPIAVIDFIYRKWEYEENLKMSKHEVKEERKMYEGNPQIKAAIKKKQRELAMMRMMAEVPKADVVITNPDHYAVALVYEKGKMNAPKVVAKGKNLIAQKIKDIAKKHDVPVVENPPLARALYSSVEVGEFIPEKFYVAVAKILAKIYRKKGSFS from the coding sequence ATGGCAAAAGACCCAAGCAAAACGGAAAAAGCCACCCCCCGAAGGCGTCAGAAGGCGAGGGAAGAGGGACAGGTAGCAAGAAGTCAGGATATTCCTATAGCTGCAACCCTTTTTATCACATTTCTTGTCTTAATAGCTTATATACCCTACTCTTACAACATTCTTTCTGAGTATTTCAGATATACTTTTTCAGACCCTCTTTACCTAATTCCAGATAAAAATGGAAGTTTTGTTATATATACAATTAAAGTTTTAACTCTTTTAATTTTTCCTGTTTTTGGTGTGCTTCTCTTGACAGGGATTATTTCAAATGTTGCCCAGTTTGGATTTCTTCTCTCTGGAAAAGCGATAGCACCGAAAATAGAAAGGCTTGATGTAATTAAAGGACTTGGAAGGTTAGTTTCATTAAAAACATTTTTTGAGCTTGTAAGAAACCTGCTTAAGCTTATTTTTGCTTCTGTAGTAGGATATTTTCTCGTTATGAAAATAATAAATGAGTCTTTTAACATGTCTTTTATACCTATAAATCATGAAATATACCTTATGTTCAAATACACCATAATGCTTGTTCTTGCTTTTGCCCTTATATCAATTCCTATAGCGGTAATAGACTTTATTTACAGAAAGTGGGAGTATGAGGAAAACCTTAAAATGTCCAAACATGAAGTAAAAGAAGAAAGGAAAATGTATGAAGGAAATCCTCAGATAAAGGCAGCGATTAAGAAGAAACAGAGAGAGCTTGCTATGATGAGAATGATGGCAGAGGTTCCTAAGGCAGATGTTGTTATTACAAACCCAGATCATTACGCCGTTGCCCTTGTCTATGAAAAAGGTAAGATGAACGCACCAAAGGTCGTGGCAAAGGGAAAAAATCTTATCGCCCAGAAAATAAAAGATATAGCAAAAAAACATGATGTTCCTGTCGTTGAAAATCCTCCCCTTGCAAGGGCTCTTTACTCAAGTGTTGAGGTGGGAGAGTTTATACCGGAAAAATTTTATGTTGCTGTCGCAAAAATCCTTGCAAAAATTTACAGAAAAAAAGGTTCATTTTCCTAA
- the fliP gene encoding flagellar type III secretion system pore protein FliP (The bacterial flagellar biogenesis protein FliP forms a type III secretion system (T3SS)-type pore required for flagellar assembly.): protein MKKLLIITNLFVFIGSSYGDAVSDTLSQLNNLDITLKILFLITILSLAPSILIALTSFVRIVIVLSLLRHALGIPQSPPNQVIVALSLFLTFFVMKPVFDEINNNAIQPYLKKEIGDMEALEKAKDPVKKFMLNNTRKEDLKLFLDIAGEKPEKPEDISMITLIPAFMISEIKTAFEIVFIIFLPFLIIDLLVASILMSMGMMMIPPMLISLPFKLILFVLADGFELLTKALIQGYRW from the coding sequence ATGAAAAAACTCCTGATAATAACTAATCTTTTTGTGTTTATAGGCAGTTCCTACGGAGATGCTGTATCAGATACACTTTCACAGCTTAACAATCTTGACATTACCTTAAAAATACTTTTCCTGATTACAATACTCAGCCTTGCACCCTCAATACTGATAGCGTTGACTTCCTTTGTGAGGATAGTTATAGTTCTTTCTCTTTTGAGGCATGCCCTTGGTATTCCTCAGTCTCCTCCAAATCAGGTTATAGTAGCCTTATCCCTTTTCCTGACATTTTTCGTTATGAAACCTGTGTTTGATGAGATAAATAATAATGCCATTCAGCCTTATCTAAAAAAAGAGATAGGTGATATGGAAGCTCTTGAAAAAGCAAAAGATCCTGTCAAAAAATTTATGCTTAACAACACGAGAAAGGAAGACCTGAAGCTTTTTCTTGATATAGCAGGTGAGAAACCTGAAAAACCTGAGGATATAAGTATGATAACTCTTATACCGGCATTTATGATAAGCGAGATAAAAACCGCATTTGAGATTGTTTTTATAATATTCCTTCCATTTCTGATAATAGATCTTCTTGTTGCAAGTATTTTGATGTCTATGGGAATGATGATGATCCCGCCTATGCTTATATCACTGCCTTTTAAACTTATATTGTTTGTTCTTGCTGATGGTTTTGAACTTCTTACAAAAGCATTAATACAGGGATACAGGTGGTAA
- a CDS encoding carboxymuconolactone decarboxylase family protein has product MAYIKLPELEEMDPEIQKLAREILEKTGKLGEIFKLLAIRKDIYFMTDNCVKTLLLSETELPYATKERIALLISKENNCPMCVDVHKNIAKMLGMSEDQIEETLKGVDHINTTEEEKELLRFCIRASRKDNYKITKEELEKVISLGYTVSQVFEAVTITAYFNYINTLSNVFGLGK; this is encoded by the coding sequence ATGGCTTATATAAAACTGCCTGAACTTGAAGAGATGGATCCTGAAATACAAAAACTTGCCAGAGAAATTCTTGAAAAAACAGGAAAATTAGGAGAGATTTTTAAACTGCTTGCAATAAGAAAAGATATCTACTTCATGACAGATAACTGCGTCAAAACACTCCTATTATCTGAGACAGAGCTTCCTTACGCCACAAAGGAGAGGATAGCTCTACTAATATCAAAAGAAAACAACTGTCCTATGTGTGTTGACGTTCACAAGAATATAGCAAAAATGCTTGGAATGTCTGAAGATCAGATAGAAGAAACCCTAAAAGGTGTAGATCATATAAACACTACTGAGGAGGAAAAAGAGCTTTTAAGGTTCTGCATCAGAGCTTCAAGAAAGGACAACTATAAGATAACAAAGGAAGAGCTTGAAAAGGTGATCAGTTTAGGATATACAGTAAGTCAGGTTTTTGAGGCTGTTACAATAACAGCTTACTTTAACTATATAAACACACTCTCAAATGTCTTTGGATTAGGAAAATGA
- the fliQ gene encoding flagellar biosynthesis protein FliQ: protein MSVDQAITLVQNMLYTSLIVGAPVILIAFIVGLLISIFQAATQIHEMTLTFIPKIVATIIALIIFGSWIFRKLIDFTQELLKNLIVYIS, encoded by the coding sequence ATGAGTGTTGATCAGGCTATTACACTTGTTCAAAATATGCTTTATACATCTTTAATAGTTGGAGCTCCAGTTATCCTGATAGCTTTTATTGTAGGTCTTCTAATCAGTATATTTCAGGCTGCAACACAGATACATGAGATGACCCTAACTTTTATACCTAAGATTGTTGCGACTATTATTGCTCTGATAATATTTGGATCCTGGATATTTAGGAAACTAATTGATTTTACTCAGGAACTATTGAAAAACCTTATAGTTTATATTTCTTAA
- a CDS encoding flagellar biosynthetic protein FliR produces the protein MEPLITPETAVAFGLVMSRMVGMFLGFPLLNTALIPLNIRVMLVVAFSFFFTSLLDITIPVENFTLISYTALVLRELLIGFLLGLIVNIFISAFSYAAELISYFMGFTIVNVFDPTFGQISVLDRFFILLFYLLFFITGAYQMVFGGFVMSFKLLPVGSLSFNFDSFLYILKESPYIFYFAFKIAFPFVLILLMVNVALALINRLIPQINVFIVGLPLQIFVGLAALAIGASFIVYFSISVMTHFAESYLKAIGIMGK, from the coding sequence ATGGAACCTCTTATAACTCCGGAAACAGCTGTAGCTTTTGGGCTTGTTATGTCAAGAATGGTGGGAATGTTTTTAGGATTTCCTCTGCTTAACACAGCCCTCATTCCTCTAAATATAAGGGTGATGCTGGTTGTTGCTTTCTCATTTTTTTTTACATCTTTACTGGATATCACTATTCCTGTGGAAAACTTTACACTGATCAGCTACACAGCACTGGTGCTGAGAGAACTTCTTATAGGTTTCCTGCTTGGTTTAATTGTAAATATTTTCATCTCTGCCTTTTCCTATGCTGCTGAGCTGATAAGCTATTTTATGGGTTTTACAATTGTGAATGTTTTTGATCCTACATTTGGACAGATATCTGTTCTTGACAGATTTTTTATACTTCTTTTTTATCTTCTGTTTTTTATCACAGGTGCTTATCAGATGGTTTTTGGGGGATTTGTTATGAGTTTTAAACTCCTCCCTGTAGGAAGCCTCAGTTTTAATTTTGATTCTTTTTTGTATATACTGAAAGAATCCCCTTATATTTTTTATTTTGCATTTAAGATTGCTTTTCCGTTTGTCCTTATTCTTCTTATGGTTAATGTTGCCCTTGCTCTGATAAACAGGCTTATTCCCCAGATAAATGTTTTTATAGTGGGGCTTCCTCTTCAGATTTTTGTAGGTCTTGCTGCTCTTGCTATTGGGGCTTCTTTTATAGTTTACTTTTCAATTTCAGTTATGACCCATTTTGCCGAAAGTTATCTAAAAGCAATAGGCATAATGGGAAAATAA